A window from Pseudomonas frederiksbergensis encodes these proteins:
- a CDS encoding PLP-dependent aminotransferase family protein: MELRIDRQALVPVVQQIVDALACWLCRGDVPPGTRLPSVRQIARINLLSQSSVAEACERLVAQGVLAPRHGAGFIVAIPALAAQGQQDCPWFEGAERTQGGTSGRLKLGCGGLPESWRETDDLSYAIRQVSRTDMAGLFNYSTPLGLPALRQQIHKRLKQLDIVVEESRILTTAGASQGLDLIVRTLFKPGDCVVVESPGYCLLFDLLKLHGVNMIEVPRTPRGPDIDALEALLVKYRPCGIFINSFYQNPTGSSLAPVVAQRVVQLAKAHGLLVIEDDVYADLHSGPGTRLAALGIDDNVIYVGSYSKTLSSSLRVGFVVAGAGVISRLAEVKMISSMGASRFCESVLASLLASGAYGKLVQRQRQRLSNDREAALQVLEDAEWEVFGKPAGGLFIWARSRMSDYAQVRKQAQRFGVLLSSATAFSPAAEAGDWQRINVAYACDPRARAFFKATALDRPQAF, from the coding sequence ATGGAGTTGAGAATCGATCGACAGGCATTGGTGCCGGTCGTACAGCAAATCGTCGACGCGCTAGCCTGCTGGCTGTGCCGTGGCGATGTGCCACCGGGGACGCGTTTGCCTTCTGTGCGGCAAATCGCCCGGATCAATTTGCTCAGTCAGTCCAGCGTCGCTGAGGCCTGTGAGCGTCTGGTGGCTCAAGGGGTGCTGGCTCCGCGTCATGGCGCCGGTTTCATTGTTGCCATCCCAGCGTTGGCCGCCCAGGGGCAACAGGATTGTCCCTGGTTCGAGGGGGCAGAAAGGACACAGGGCGGCACCTCGGGCCGACTCAAGCTGGGATGTGGCGGACTGCCCGAGAGCTGGCGTGAAACTGACGACCTGAGCTACGCGATCCGCCAGGTCAGTCGCACCGACATGGCCGGCCTGTTCAACTACAGCACGCCGCTGGGCCTGCCAGCCTTGCGTCAGCAGATCCACAAACGCCTGAAACAGCTGGATATCGTGGTGGAGGAAAGCCGAATCCTGACAACGGCGGGGGCCAGTCAGGGGCTGGACCTGATCGTGCGGACCTTGTTCAAGCCGGGTGATTGCGTGGTGGTGGAAAGTCCCGGTTATTGCTTGCTGTTCGACCTGCTCAAATTGCACGGGGTCAACATGATCGAGGTCCCGCGAACCCCGCGCGGGCCGGACATTGACGCGCTCGAGGCGCTGCTGGTCAAGTACCGGCCCTGCGGGATCTTTATCAATAGCTTCTATCAAAATCCCACTGGCAGCAGCCTGGCGCCGGTGGTGGCGCAACGGGTTGTGCAACTGGCCAAAGCCCATGGCCTTCTGGTAATCGAAGACGACGTCTATGCGGATTTGCACAGCGGCCCCGGTACGCGCCTCGCTGCGTTGGGGATCGATGACAACGTGATCTACGTCGGCAGCTACTCCAAAACCCTCAGCAGTTCGTTGCGGGTCGGTTTTGTAGTGGCCGGCGCCGGGGTTATTTCGCGGCTGGCCGAGGTCAAGATGATCAGCAGCATGGGCGCTTCACGGTTTTGCGAGTCGGTGCTGGCAAGCCTTTTGGCCAGCGGTGCCTACGGCAAACTGGTCCAGCGCCAGCGCCAGCGTTTAAGCAATGACAGGGAAGCTGCGCTGCAAGTGCTGGAAGACGCCGAATGGGAGGTTTTCGGCAAGCCGGCCGGGGGATTGTTCATCTGGGCGCGATCACGGATGTCCGACTACGCTCAGGTGCGCAAACAAGCCCAGCGCTTCGGTGTCCTGTTGTCTTCTGCGACGGCATTCAGTCCCGCCGCAGAGGCCGGTGACTGGCAGCGTATCAATGTGGCCTATGCCTGTGATCCGCGAGCGCGAGCGTTTTTTAAGGCCACCGCTCTGGATCGACCTCAAGCGTTCTGA
- a CDS encoding SDR family oxidoreductase: MSMTFTGRVAVVTGAANGIGRATAQAFAAEGLKVVVADLDVAGGEDTVALIRTAGGEATFVRCNVTQESDVKNLMDEVVNTYGRLDYAFNNAGIEIEKGKLAEGTVDEFDAIMGVNVKGVWLCMKYQLPLLLAQGGGAIVNTASVAGLGAAPKMSIYAASKHAVIGLTKSAAIEYAKKKIRVNAVCPAVIDTDMFRRAYEADPKKGEFANAMHPVGRIGKVEEIASAVLYLCSDGAAFTTGHSLAVDGGVTAF, encoded by the coding sequence ATGAGCATGACGTTTACTGGCCGGGTCGCCGTTGTGACGGGCGCTGCCAATGGCATTGGCCGCGCGACCGCCCAGGCATTTGCCGCTGAAGGCTTGAAAGTGGTAGTGGCCGACCTGGACGTGGCGGGTGGTGAGGACACCGTGGCGCTGATTCGTACTGCTGGCGGTGAAGCCACCTTCGTGCGCTGCAACGTCACGCAGGAGAGCGATGTAAAAAATCTGATGGACGAGGTGGTCAATACCTACGGCCGTCTCGACTATGCCTTCAACAATGCCGGCATCGAGATCGAGAAAGGCAAACTGGCCGAAGGTACGGTCGACGAGTTCGACGCGATCATGGGCGTCAACGTCAAAGGCGTCTGGTTGTGCATGAAGTACCAGTTGCCATTACTGCTGGCCCAGGGCGGCGGTGCGATCGTCAACACCGCATCGGTAGCCGGCCTCGGGGCTGCGCCGAAGATGAGTATTTACGCGGCGTCGAAACATGCAGTGATCGGCCTGACCAAATCGGCGGCCATCGAGTACGCCAAGAAAAAGATTCGGGTGAACGCGGTGTGTCCGGCAGTCATCGACACCGACATGTTCCGCCGTGCCTATGAAGCCGACCCGAAGAAAGGCGAGTTCGCCAATGCGATGCACCCGGTCGGGCGCATCGGCAAGGTCGAGGAAATCGCCAGCGCGGTGCTGTACCTGTGCAGCGACGGCGCAGCGTTCACCACAGGGCATTCGCTTGCGGTGGACGGTGGTGTTACGGCGTTCTGA
- a CDS encoding NADP-dependent oxidoreductase, with protein MTTQINRQFLLAKRPVGAATRETFTYQEVPVGEPAAGQILVKNEYLSLDPAMRGWMNEGKSYIPPVGIGEVMRALGVGKVVASNNPGFAVGDYVNGALGVQDYFLGEPRGFYKVDPKLAPLPRYLSALGMTGMTAYFALLDVGAPKAGDTVVLSGAAGAVGSIAGQIAKIKGCRVIGIAGGADKCRFLIDELGFDGAIDYKNEDVQAGLKRECPKGVDVYFDNVGGDILDAVLSRLAMKARVVICGAISQYNNKEAVKGPANYLSLLVNRARMEGFVVMDYAAQFAAAGQEMAGWMAKGQLKSKEDIVEGLETFPETLMKLFSGENFGKLVLKV; from the coding sequence ATGACTACCCAGATCAATCGCCAGTTCCTGCTCGCCAAACGTCCGGTGGGCGCGGCGACCCGCGAGACCTTCACCTATCAGGAAGTACCGGTCGGCGAACCGGCTGCGGGTCAGATCCTGGTCAAAAACGAATACCTGTCCCTGGACCCGGCCATGCGTGGCTGGATGAACGAGGGCAAGTCCTACATCCCGCCGGTCGGTATCGGCGAAGTGATGCGCGCATTGGGCGTAGGCAAAGTCGTTGCGTCGAATAATCCGGGCTTCGCAGTCGGGGACTACGTCAATGGTGCCTTGGGTGTGCAAGATTACTTCCTAGGCGAGCCACGAGGTTTCTACAAGGTCGATCCGAAACTGGCGCCTCTGCCGCGCTATCTGTCGGCGCTGGGCATGACCGGGATGACCGCCTATTTCGCCCTGCTCGATGTCGGCGCGCCGAAGGCTGGCGACACCGTGGTGCTGTCGGGCGCGGCCGGTGCAGTGGGCAGCATTGCCGGGCAGATCGCCAAGATCAAAGGTTGCCGGGTAATCGGCATTGCCGGGGGCGCGGACAAGTGCCGGTTCCTGATCGACGAACTGGGTTTTGACGGCGCCATCGATTACAAAAACGAAGACGTCCAGGCCGGTCTCAAGCGCGAATGCCCGAAAGGTGTCGATGTGTATTTCGATAACGTCGGCGGCGATATCCTCGACGCGGTGTTGAGTCGCCTGGCCATGAAGGCCCGGGTGGTGATCTGTGGCGCCATCAGCCAGTACAACAACAAGGAAGCGGTCAAAGGCCCGGCCAACTACCTGTCGCTGCTGGTCAACCGCGCGCGGATGGAAGGATTTGTGGTGATGGACTATGCCGCGCAGTTCGCCGCAGCCGGGCAGGAAATGGCCGGTTGGATGGCCAAGGGGCAACTCAAGAGCAAGGAAGATATTGTTGAAGGACTGGAGACGTTCCCGGAGACGCTGATGAAATTGTTCAGCGGCGAGAATTTCGGGAAGTTGGTGTTGAAGGTTTAA
- the pyrF gene encoding orotidine-5'-phosphate decarboxylase, with translation MSACQTPIIVALDFPTRDAALKLADQLDPKLCRVKVGKELFTSCASEIVGTLRDKGFEVFLDLKFHDIPNTTAMAVKAAAEMGVWMVNVHCSGGLRMMAACREVLDQRTGPKPLLIGVTVLTSMEREDLAGIGLDIEPQEQVLRLAALAEKAGLDGLVCSALEAQALKSAHPSLQLVTPGIRPAGSAQDDQRRILTPRQALDAGSDYLVIGRPISQAADPAKALAAVVAELA, from the coding sequence ATGTCCGCCTGCCAGACTCCTATCATCGTCGCCCTGGATTTTCCCACTCGTGACGCCGCACTGAAGCTGGCCGATCAGTTGGACCCGAAGCTGTGCCGGGTCAAAGTCGGTAAAGAACTGTTCACCAGCTGTGCTTCGGAAATCGTTGGCACCTTGCGTGACAAGGGCTTCGAAGTGTTCCTGGACCTCAAGTTCCATGACATCCCGAACACCACCGCCATGGCCGTCAAGGCGGCTGCGGAGATGGGCGTGTGGATGGTCAATGTGCACTGCTCCGGTGGTTTGCGCATGATGGCCGCGTGCCGCGAAGTGCTTGACCAGCGCACCGGTCCGAAACCCTTGCTGATCGGCGTGACCGTGCTGACCAGCATGGAGCGTGAAGACCTGGCGGGTATCGGTCTGGATATCGAGCCGCAGGAGCAAGTGCTGCGCCTGGCCGCGTTGGCGGAAAAAGCCGGGCTGGACGGTCTGGTGTGTTCGGCACTGGAAGCCCAGGCCCTGAAATCGGCGCACCCGTCGTTGCAACTGGTCACTCCGGGGATTCGTCCCGCGGGCAGCGCCCAAGACGATCAGCGCCGCATTCTGACGCCGCGTCAGGCGCTGGATGCCGGTTCCGATTACCTGGTGATCGGTCGTCCGATCAGCCAGGCCGCGGATCCGGCCAAGGCTTTGGCGGCCGTAGTGGCCGAACTCGCTTAA
- a CDS encoding AI-2E family transporter, which yields MINNDRLLVQILLLVLFGASFWVMAPFWSALFWGAVLAFASWPLMRLLTRLLNGRESLAAAVLTLGWMLLVALPLVWLGFNLADHVRDATALIKDVQVDGLPEAPTWLGSIPLVGERLVGLWNSIDQQGAAMMLAVKPYLGQVGNWLLARSAQIGGGILELTLSIVFVFFFYRDGPRLAAFVHGLLERLIGDRAGYYIELVAGTVQRVVNGVIGTAAAQAVLALIGFLIAGVPGALVLGIVTFLLSLIPMGPPLVWIPATAWLAWKGEYGMAVFLGVWGMFIISGVDNVLKPYLISRGGNLPLVIVLLGVFGGLIAFGFIGLFIGPTLLAVAYSLLNDWSKSQARVEDRRP from the coding sequence ATGATCAATAACGATCGGCTGTTGGTGCAGATCCTGCTCCTGGTGCTGTTTGGCGCGAGCTTCTGGGTGATGGCGCCGTTCTGGTCGGCGCTTTTCTGGGGCGCGGTGCTGGCGTTTGCCAGTTGGCCGCTGATGCGTTTGCTCACGCGGTTGCTCAATGGTCGCGAATCTCTGGCGGCCGCGGTGCTGACGCTGGGCTGGATGTTGCTGGTGGCGTTGCCGTTGGTCTGGCTGGGGTTCAACCTCGCGGACCATGTGCGTGATGCCACGGCGCTCATCAAGGATGTGCAGGTCGACGGACTGCCGGAAGCGCCGACCTGGCTGGGTAGTATTCCCCTAGTGGGCGAGCGGCTGGTGGGGCTCTGGAACAGCATCGATCAACAAGGCGCGGCGATGATGCTGGCGGTCAAGCCTTATCTGGGCCAGGTCGGCAATTGGCTGCTGGCGCGCAGTGCACAAATTGGCGGCGGGATACTTGAGCTGACGTTGAGTATCGTCTTCGTGTTCTTTTTCTACCGTGACGGGCCGCGTCTGGCGGCATTTGTTCACGGGTTGCTGGAACGTCTGATTGGTGACCGTGCCGGGTATTACATTGAGTTGGTGGCAGGCACAGTGCAGCGGGTAGTGAACGGCGTGATCGGGACGGCGGCGGCCCAGGCGGTTCTGGCGTTGATCGGGTTTTTGATTGCTGGGGTTCCCGGGGCGCTGGTGCTGGGGATCGTCACGTTTTTGTTGAGCCTGATTCCAATGGGGCCGCCACTGGTGTGGATTCCGGCCACGGCCTGGCTGGCCTGGAAGGGCGAGTACGGGATGGCGGTGTTTCTCGGGGTTTGGGGGATGTTCATCATCAGCGGCGTCGACAACGTGCTCAAACCGTACCTGATCAGCCGGGGCGGTAATTTGCCGCTGGTGATTGTCCTGCTCGGGGTGTTTGGCGGGCTGATAGCCTTTGGTTTTATTGGCTTGTTCATCGGCCCGACGTTGTTGGCGGTGGCCTACAGCCTGCTGAACGACTGGAGCAAGAGTCAGGCTCGGGTCGAGGATCGCCGACCTTGA
- a CDS encoding DUF4892 domain-containing protein, producing MRSFSLLALCCFSPLLFAADVPGSQDLPVVPRMADAQIVDYRPVAELERIYPLGSIRKISGQLRFDGQVAARGQATSVTYELPPEHSSTEAFTAAREALQKQDAQLLFWCQARDCGESSLWANDVFGNAKLYGADDQQAYLLLRLAAPQDNTLVALYSITRGNRKAYLHVEQFDAAAPLGDLLPTSATLLRELKSTGELDFPKLTGDPDETWLRLISRGLNLDTTLRVSISGPKAEAWRQALIGQGVRTARMEAGSVEGAGLHIQLLR from the coding sequence ATGCGTTCATTCAGTCTGCTGGCGCTGTGTTGCTTCAGTCCGCTGTTATTTGCCGCCGATGTCCCGGGCAGTCAGGACCTGCCGGTCGTGCCGCGTATGGCCGATGCGCAGATCGTTGACTATCGTCCGGTCGCCGAACTCGAGCGGATTTATCCACTGGGCTCAATCCGCAAAATCAGCGGCCAGTTGCGCTTTGACGGCCAGGTCGCTGCCCGAGGGCAAGCCACTTCGGTAACCTACGAGTTGCCACCGGAGCATTCCTCCACCGAGGCCTTCACCGCCGCTCGTGAAGCCTTGCAGAAGCAGGATGCCCAGTTGCTGTTCTGGTGCCAGGCCCGAGATTGCGGCGAAAGCAGCCTGTGGGCCAATGACGTCTTCGGCAATGCCAAGCTTTATGGTGCCGATGATCAGCAAGCCTATTTGCTGTTGCGCCTGGCGGCCCCGCAGGACAACACGCTGGTAGCGCTTTACAGCATCACGCGCGGCAATCGCAAAGCTTATCTGCACGTCGAACAGTTTGACGCCGCCGCGCCGCTGGGTGATTTGCTGCCGACTTCTGCAACCTTGCTGCGAGAGCTCAAAAGCACCGGTGAACTCGATTTCCCCAAACTGACCGGCGATCCTGACGAAACCTGGCTGCGCCTGATCTCGCGCGGGTTGAATCTGGACACCACATTGCGGGTCAGTATTTCCGGGCCGAAGGCTGAAGCCTGGCGTCAGGCACTGATCGGGCAGGGTGTACGTACCGCCAGGATGGAAGCGGGTAGTGTCGAAGGTGCTGGCTTGCACATCCAACTGTTGCGATAA
- a CDS encoding glutathione S-transferase family protein — MIDLYTAATPNGHKVSIVLEELGLPYTVHALSFDKKEQKSEGFLKINPNGRIPAIVDRANGDFAVFESGAILIYLAELSGKLLPKDPKGRSVALQWLMFQMGGIGPMQGQANVFFRYFPEKLQGAIDRYQHETRRLYEVLDTRLQAVEFLAGEYSIADIATYPWVRGHEWSGVEVEGLPALQRWMATMEARPAVQRGLLVPERIDDASIIKGAQAMLIR, encoded by the coding sequence ATGATAGATCTCTACACCGCTGCGACCCCGAATGGCCACAAGGTCTCTATCGTGCTCGAGGAACTCGGCCTGCCCTACACGGTGCACGCCTTGAGTTTCGACAAAAAGGAACAGAAGTCCGAGGGCTTCCTCAAGATCAATCCCAATGGCCGGATTCCGGCGATTGTCGACCGCGCCAACGGCGATTTCGCCGTGTTTGAATCCGGTGCGATCCTGATTTACCTGGCGGAACTGAGCGGCAAACTGCTGCCAAAAGACCCCAAGGGGCGTTCAGTGGCATTGCAATGGCTGATGTTCCAGATGGGGGGGATCGGCCCGATGCAAGGTCAGGCCAACGTGTTTTTCCGTTACTTCCCCGAGAAGCTCCAGGGCGCCATCGATCGCTATCAGCATGAAACCCGCCGCCTCTATGAAGTGCTCGACACGCGTCTGCAAGCCGTGGAGTTTCTGGCCGGTGAATACAGCATTGCCGACATCGCCACTTATCCGTGGGTCCGTGGCCATGAATGGTCGGGTGTCGAGGTCGAAGGTTTGCCGGCCCTGCAGCGCTGGATGGCAACCATGGAGGCCCGTCCGGCGGTACAGCGCGGTTTGCTGGTACCTGAGCGCATCGATGACGCCAGTATCATCAAGGGTGCCCAGGCCATGCTGATCCGATGA
- a CDS encoding alpha/beta hydrolase, whose protein sequence is MSNVVEEVRLSLPHIELAAHLFGPEDGMPVIALHGWLDNANSFARLAPKLKGLRIIALDMAGHGHSGHRPSGAGYALWDYAHDVLQVAEQLGWKRFGLLGHSMGAIVSLVLAGSLPQRVTHLALIDGVIPPTDKGENAAERMGMALQAQLDLREKRKPVYHTLDRAIEARMKGLVAVSREAAELLAQRGLMPVPGGYTWRTDNRLTLPSPLRLTSEQAMAFVQRVSCPAKLLVAADGMLAKHPELLERLPFSREQLPGGHHLHLNDEPGAELVADCFNRFFAVP, encoded by the coding sequence ATGAGCAATGTCGTTGAAGAAGTTCGCCTGAGCCTGCCGCACATCGAGTTGGCAGCGCACTTGTTCGGCCCCGAAGACGGCATGCCGGTAATCGCCTTGCATGGCTGGCTGGACAACGCCAACAGCTTCGCCCGGCTGGCGCCGAAGCTCAAAGGCTTGCGCATCATCGCACTGGACATGGCCGGTCACGGTCATTCCGGGCATCGGCCGAGCGGTGCCGGTTACGCGCTGTGGGACTATGCCCATGACGTGTTGCAAGTGGCTGAGCAATTGGGCTGGAAGCGCTTTGGGCTGCTGGGGCATTCCATGGGCGCGATCGTTTCGCTGGTGCTGGCCGGTTCGTTACCGCAACGCGTGACCCATCTGGCGTTGATCGACGGCGTCATTCCTCCTACAGACAAGGGCGAAAACGCTGCCGAACGGATGGGCATGGCCTTGCAAGCGCAGCTGGATTTGCGCGAGAAGCGCAAACCGGTCTACCACACCCTCGACCGGGCCATCGAGGCGCGCATGAAAGGCTTGGTCGCTGTCAGTCGCGAAGCCGCAGAACTGCTGGCCCAACGTGGATTGATGCCGGTGCCGGGCGGTTATACCTGGCGCACCGATAACCGCCTGACCCTACCATCGCCGCTGCGTCTGACCTCTGAACAGGCGATGGCCTTCGTCCAGCGGGTCAGTTGTCCTGCAAAACTGCTGGTGGCTGCCGACGGCATGCTCGCCAAACATCCCGAGTTGCTGGAGCGTCTACCCTTTAGCCGGGAACAGCTGCCTGGCGGCCATCATTTGCACCTGAATGACGAACCCGGTGCCGAGCTTGTCGCAGACTGTTTCAATCGGTTCTTCGCCGTTCCTTGA